Proteins co-encoded in one Salvia splendens isolate huo1 chromosome 4, SspV2, whole genome shotgun sequence genomic window:
- the LOC121800212 gene encoding uncharacterized mitochondrial protein AtMg00810-like, producing the protein MMIEHFKEFLTAHFKYKDLGSPKYFLGIEIARNNSGIFISQHKYALDLVTDAGLLGCKPSSIPMDSSKHLQQDEVEPLTDPTAYRRLIGRLVYLCITRPDITFAVNNLSQFLSKPCSGHMLAAEKVLKYLKSTLGHGIFYSAKSASDLSMFSDADWAACPDTRRSVSGFCLFLGSSLISWRSKKQHTVSRSSAEAEYRSMALACCEVVWILALLKDFGVSVKQPVPLYCDNQAAVYISSNPVFHERTKHIEIDCHTIREKLLEGIIKPVHVHNNLQLADIFTKPLASTPFHTLLSKMDFTTVYSPS; encoded by the exons ATGATG ATAGAACACTTCAAAGAGTTTCTCACTGCTCATTTCAAGTATAAGGATCTTGGCTCTCCAAAATATTTTCTGGGGATTGAGATTGCTAGAAACAACAGTGGCATTTTCATTTCCCAACACAAATATGCCTTAGATCTTGTCACCGATGCAGGCCTTCTTGGGTGTAAACCCTCTTCCATACCCATGGATTCATCCAAACATCTGCAACAAGATGAAGTGGAACCACTTACTGACCCTACTGCATATAGAAGACTCATTGGCCGCCTAGTTTACCTCTGCATAACTAGACCGGACATCACTTTTGCAGTGAATAACCTTAGCCAATTTTTATCTAAGCCTTGCTCGGGCCACATGCTTGCAGCTGAAAAGGTTCTCAAGTACTTGAAAAGCACACTAGGCCATGGCATTTTCTACTCAGCAAAGTCAGCTTCAGACCTAAGCATGTTCTCTGATGCTGACTGGGCTGCCTGCCCAGATACAAGAAGGAGTGTTTCAGGTTTTTGCCTTTTTTTGGGAAGCTCTCTAATCTCTTGGCGCTCAAAGAAGCAACACACCGTTTCTAGGTCTTCGGCTGAAGCAGAATACAGATCGATGGCCTTAGCATGTTGTGAAGTGGTATGGATTCTAGCTCTATTGAAAGACTTTGGTGTATCAGTCAAACAACCCGTTCCTCTCTATTGCGACAACCAAGCGGCAGTCTATATCAGCTCGAATCCGGTCTTTCATGAGCGCACTAAACACATAGAAATCGATTGTCATACCATTCGAGAGAAGCTACTTGAAGGCATCATCAAACCTGTCCATGTTCACAATAACTTGCAGCTTGCGGATATTTTCACCAAGCCTTTGGCATCAACTCCCTTTCACACCTTGTTGTCCAAGATGGATTTCACAACCGTTTATAGTCCATCTTGA
- the LOC121800214 gene encoding probable 2-oxoglutarate-dependent dioxygenase AOP1.2, with the protein MGSETVHKLAVIEFTDKNTNPETESWPETCKKVVDALEKYGCFVAIYDKLTQEIHKQVFESLQNLFTLPTQTKVQNKSSKPLYGYVGQIPFLPLFESMGIDDAHTNRGIQDFSNVMWPNGNPTFCENLVAYTKLAAELDKVVVRMVFEGYGVGKHYEWYEGSANYLCRVMKYREPKIGENKMAFVSHTS; encoded by the exons ATGGGATCGGAGACAGTTCACAAACTGGCTGTGATAGAATTCACAGACAAGAACACAAACCCTGAGACAGAATCATGGCCGGAGACATGTAAAAAAGTAGTTGATGCTCTAGAAAAATATGGTTGTTTTGTAGCAATTTACGACAAACTCACCCAAGAAATACACAAACAAGTGTTCGAATCCTTGCAAAACCTCTTCACTCTCCCAACTCAAACCAAGGTCCAAAACAAGTCCTCCAAACCCCTCTACGGCTACGTCGGCCAGATCCCCTTCCTTCCTCTCTTCGAAAGCATGGGCATCGACGACGCCCACACCAACCGAGGAATTCAAGATTTCTCAAACGTCATGTGGCCTAACGGAAACCCCACCTTCTG TGAAAATCTAGTTGCGTACACAAAGTTGGCAGCGGAACTTGACAAGGTCGTGGTGCGAATGGTGTTCGAGGGCTATGGTGTTGGAAAACACTACGAGTGGTACGAGGGATCTGCCAACTACCTCTGCAGAGTGATGAAGTACAGAGAGCCCAAGATCGGTGAGAACAAAATGGCATTTGTGTCACACACATCTTAG
- the LOC121797868 gene encoding uncharacterized protein LOC121797868: MMPASWILLGFWVISCFGLSNSDNFGDRGSKHSVSYSYDRIGEVNKACAFVLKSAAVLKPDDSRLYTIKEELSFLNGDWWQELNGGGAPLMPFDDRGVSADDDLRSPINLASFWVTDVGRRLHSKNSILVSGILQLGVTLEGLLSEKPFEGSPRFDIWPGHSQLSVIFQGIYTESDGERVMCLLGSAVLPSRQPDSGDPWGWVKESGYTNQPLLSQDDRIVLVLRYPKMVSLRSRAVHGSVRSLNPKSNLKYFDEVRISSLLRSSANYQFDSGNLVSKACEPYPYKDSSVSGDVDVYKGLDFCDILERFTHQEALTIFPNWKCNGTDEFCSRLGPFVSDKEINATDGSFKDAKLVLQDVRCENMTSSDNSRLMRVSSVFRAVPPSENRFTAAQRTGLGNMTLSAEGIWKSSSGQLCMVGCLGGSGCDTRICLYVPLSFSIKQRSILIGTMSIIDISHSPYFPLAFEKLVRPAELWDQFTSTHPYYKYSKIDSAGAILERDEPFNFGTVIKKSLLKFPKMEDMGNFHYSLSLLAEDLTLHIAAVPDPFPKTFLAKADLEMEILSLGPLFGRYWPGKYDSTLQKEIPYSDKGEYTESQLLLNVSGQLTLVGNKYSNFSSLFVEGIYDPHVGKMYLVGCRDVRASWNTLYESMDLEAGLDCLVDVMISYPPTTARWLVNPTARISITSHRTEDDPLYFIPVKLQTVPIMYRRQREDIISRRGVEGILRVLTLSIAIACILSQLFYIRDNSESIPFVSLVMLGVQALGYSFPLVTGAEALLRKASSEFSENQSDDLQNSQWLHVIDYTVKILVLIAFSLTLRLCQKVWKSRIRLQTRAPLEPHRVPSDKKVLITTLTLHVFGYIIALTVHYVSTSYKPLQTAQFVDSTGYSHVIREWETELEEYLGLVQDFFLLPQVIANLMWRIHVKPLRKLYYIGITSVRLLPHVYDYITSPIPNPYFSEEYEFVNPRMDFFSKFGDIAIPAIAVLLAVAVYVQQRWNYEKLSETLRVGRAKFLPLGSKVYERLPSVSPEAELSSGVNKNSRPEEERDTE; the protein is encoded by the coding sequence ATGATGCCTGCATCTTGGATTCTACTTGGGTTTTGGGTGATTTCATGTTTTGGGCTTTCGAATTCTGATAATTTTGGAGATAGAGGAAGTAAGCATTCTGTGAGCTACAGCTATGACAGGATTGGTGAAGTGAATAAAGCTTGTGCATTTGTATTGAAATCTGCTGCTGTGTTGAAACCTGATGATAGCCGTTTGTATACTATAAAAGAGGAGCTCTCTTTCTTGAATGGTGATTGGTGGCAGGAATTGAATGGGGGAGGTGCTCCATTGATGCCCTTTGATGATAGGGGAGTTTCTGCTGATGATGATCTTCGATCTCCAATAAACTTGGCCTCCTTTTGGGTTACCGACGTTGGTCGTCGCCTTCATTCGAAGAATTCGATACTTGTTAGTGGGATTTTGCAGTTGGGGGTGACTCTTGAAGGTTTGCTCTCAGAAAAGCCATTTGAAGGGAGCCCTAGGTTCGATATATGGCCCGGCCATTCGCAGCTCTCTGTTATCTTTCAGGGGATCTACACTGAATCAGATGGGGAGAGGGTGATGTGTTTGTTGGGGAGTGCAGTGCTGCCCTCTCGTCAGCCTGATTCGGGTGATCCGTGGGGGTGGGTGAAGGAGTCTGGTTATACTAACCAGCCACTTCTCTCACAGGATGATCGGATTGTGCTCGTGCTTCGTTACCCTAAGATGGTGTCGTTGAGGAGCAGGGCGGTCCATGGGAGCGTGAGAAGCTTGAATCCAAAGTCGAACCTCAAGTACTTTGATGAGGTTCGCATCTCTTCTTTGTTGAGGTCTTCTGCGAATTACCAGTTTGATTCTGGAAATCTCGTCTCCAAAGCGTGTGAGCCTTATCCGTATAAGGATAGCTCGGTTAGTGGTGATGTTGATGTGTACAAAGGGCTCGACTTCTGCGACATACTCGAGAGGTTCACTCACCAAGAGGCTCTCACAATTTTTCCAAACTGGAAGTGCAACGGCACGGATGAGTTCTGCAGTAGGTTAGGTCCGTTTGTGTCGGATAAGGAGATTAACGCCACGGATGGGAGCTTCAAAGATGCCAAGCTTGTTCTTCAGGACGTCCGCTGTGAGAATATGACTTCAAGTGACAATAGTAGGCTTATGAGGGTGTCTTCCGTGTTCAGAGCTGTTCCTCCCTCCGAGAATCGTTTCACTGCAGCACAGAGGACAGGGCTTGGTAACATGACTCTTTCTGCTGAAGGGATATGGAAGTCTTCGTCCGGACAGCTCTGTATGGTTGGTTGCTTGGGCGGAAGTGGCTGTGATACGCGCATTTGCTTGTACgttcctctttctttctccaTAAAACAGCGTAGCATACTTATTGGTACTATGTCGATTATTGATATCTCTCATTCGCCATATTTCCCGTTGGCATTCGAGAAGCTAGTCCGTCCTGCTGAGTTATGGGATCAGTTCACTTCCACTCATCCATATTACAAGTACTCGAAAATTGACTCTGCTGGTGCTATACTCGAAAGAGACGAGCCTTTTAACTTTGGGACTGTGATCAAGAAGTCACTCTTGAAGTTTCCGAAAATGGAAGACATGGGAAACTTTCATTACAGTCTCTCTCTTTTAGCTGAAGATCTTACTCTTCACATAGCTGCTGTACCCGATCCGTTTCCTAAAACTTTTTTGGCGAAAGCCGACTTGGAGATGGAGATTCTGTCGCTCGGCCCTTTGTTCGGACGCTATTGGCCGGGAAAATATGATTCAACTTTACAGAAAGAAATCCCTTACTCTGATAAAGGTGAATACACTGAAAGCCAGCTCCTCCTCAACGTTTCCGGCCAGCTTACTCTCGTTGGAAACAAGTATTCCAACTTCTCTTCACTATTCGTGGAGGGGATATATGATCCACACGTTGGAAAGATGTATCTGGTTGGTTGCAGGGATGTTCGAGCCTCGTGGAACACCTTATATGAAAGCATGGACCTTGAGGCCGGGCTGGATTGTTTGGTTGATGTGATGATTTCGTATCCCCCGACTACAGCCCGGTGGCTAGTCAATCCAACTGCCAGGATTTCCATCACTAGCCACCGGACTGAAGACGATCCACTCTACTTTATCCCGGTGAAACTCCAAACAGTTCCCATTATGTACAGAAGGCAACGCGAGGACATCATATCACGTAGAGGCGTGGAGGGAATCCTCCGCGTTTTGACACTCTCCATTGCAATCGCTTGCATTCTGAGCCAGTTGTTTTACATCAGAGATAACTCGGAATCCATTCCTTTTGTATCTCTCGTGATGCTGGGTGTACAAGCTCTCGGGTACAGCTTCCCGCTCGTTACAGGGGCGGAAGCTCTGTTAAGAAAGGCATCATCCGAGTTCAGTGAAAACCAATCCGATGACCTACAGAACAGCCAATGGCTGCACGTAATCGACTACACGGTAAAGATTCTAGTGCTCATAGCTTTTTCGTTAACCCTCCGCCTCTGTCAGAAGGTGTGGAAATCGCGTATCAGACTACAGACACGAGCCCCTCTCGAGCCTCACCGTGTCCCAAGTGACAAGAAAGTACTTATCACAACCTTAACGTTACATGTTTTTGGATACATCATTGCTCTCACTGTCCACTATGTGAGTACAAGCTACAAACCTCTTCAAACAGCGCAGTTTGTCGATTCCACGGGATATTCACACGTGATACGTGAATGGGAGACGGAGCTGGAGGAGTATCTTGGCCTAGTTCAGGatttcttcctccttcctcAGGTCATTGCTAACTTGATGTGGAGAATCCACGTCAAGCCCCTCCGGAAACTTTACTACATCGGGATAACCTCAGTCCGGCTCCTCCCCCACGTCTATGACTACATAACATCACCCATACCAAACCCTTACTTCTCCGAGGAGTACGAGTTTGTGAATCCGCGGATGGATTTCTTTTCCAAGTTTGGTGACATTGCTATACCGGCTATCGCAGTTCTTCTAGCGGTTGCTGTTTATGTTCAGCAGAGATGGAACTATGAGAAGCTCAGCGAAACGCTTCGAGTGGGCCGAGCAAAGTTCCTACCTTTGGGATCCAAAGTGTATGAGAGGCTGCCCTCTGTTTCTCCCGAGGCTGAGCTTTCTTCGGGTGTTAACAAGAACTCGAGGCCCGAGGAAGAACGCGACACAGAGTGA